The DNA segment CGCCTCGAACCGGAGACCGGGCCGGAACCCGTCCCGGGCCGGGATTGATAGAGTGACCCGGCCCGCTTCGACTCGCATCGACGCCGGCCTTCCCGGAGACACTCTTGCAAGCGATTCAGGACTTCCTGCACCTGCTCTTTTCCGTCGAAGGCCTGACCCAGCTCATTCAGTGGGGCGGACTTGCCGGCCTCACCGCGATCATCTTTGCCGAGACCGGCCTGCTGATCGGCTTCTTCCTGCCCGGCGACACGCTCCTGCTGACCGCGGGCCTGCTCTCGGCGGCGACCGGCAAACCCGACCTCGGCATGATGCTCCTCGTGCTCTCGATCGCCGCGATCGTCGGCGACTCGACGGGGTATCTGATCGGCAAGAAGGCCGGCCCGGCGCTCTACAAGCGCCAGGACTCGCGCTTCTTCAAGCAGGCGCATCTGCAGCGCGCCAAGGCGTTCTACGAGCACTGGGGAGGGATCACCATCGTGCTGGCGCGCTTCGTCCCGGTGGTGCGCACCTTCGCGCCCATGGTCGCCGGCATCGCCGGCATGAACTACCGCCGCTTCGTGATCTTCAACGTCTTCGGCGGCATCCTCTGGATCGTCTCGATGACCCTGGTCGGCTACTTCTTCGGCCAGATCCCGTTCGTCCAGAAGCACCTCGAGAAGATCATCCTCGGCGCCCTCCTGGCCCACGTCCTCATCATCCCCGTCGTCGCCACCGTGATGAAGAAGATCCGCCTGCGCAAAGCGAGCTGAAGCGCCCTCGCGTACAATGTTGCGGCGATGCACCCTCCGCCGCAGAGCCCCGTCGCCCCCTCGGAATACCACGCCGAGGTCGCGCGGCTGGTCGATGAGATGCGCGCGCGTTGCCTCTGGTTCCTGCGTCCCGACTACTATCCCGAGACTCCAGACGAGATCGACCGCACACTGCGCGCGATCGAGCGCGCCGGCGATCAGACGGCCTTCCAGCGCGCCCGCGCCCTCCGCCAATGGCACTCACCGACCTCCAGCGCGACATCTGCCGGCTCTTAGCCCGCCGCCGCATCGAGGCCGGCGAGAGCTACCTCGCCGGCGGCTCGACCCTGAACGAGCTTCTCGGGGCGAGTCGGCTCTCACGCGACCTCGATCTCTTCCACGATACCGAGGCGGCCGTCTCGGTGTCGTTCAAGTCCGACGAGGCGCTCCTGCTGAGCGCAGGTTTCGCAGTGGCGACGATTCGAGAGGCTCGAGGCTTCATCGAAGCAGAGCTCAGCCGCGATGGAAGCAGCGCGCGGATCGAATGGTCGCGGGATAGCGCCTTTCGATTCTTCCCATTGGTGGAACATTCCGAGCTCGGCCTCGTCCTTCATCCGTTCGACCTCGCCACCAACAAGGCGCTCGCTCTCGTCGGACGGCTTGAGGTTCGCGACTGGGTGGACGTGATCGAGTGCGACCGTCGCCTGCAGCCCTTCGGCTACCTGGCCTGGGCGGCGAGTGGCAAGGATCCGGGCTTCAGCCCCTCCTTTCTCGTCGACCGGGCGGCGCGACAGGGCCGATACTCCGCCACCGAGGTCGCGGAGCTCGACTTCGCCGGACCGCACCCGGACGCCGCAGAGCTCTCCCGCCGCTGGCACGTGATCCTCGACGAGGCCCGGCGG comes from the Thermoanaerobaculia bacterium genome and includes:
- a CDS encoding VTT domain-containing protein; the encoded protein is MQAIQDFLHLLFSVEGLTQLIQWGGLAGLTAIIFAETGLLIGFFLPGDTLLLTAGLLSAATGKPDLGMMLLVLSIAAIVGDSTGYLIGKKAGPALYKRQDSRFFKQAHLQRAKAFYEHWGGITIVLARFVPVVRTFAPMVAGIAGMNYRRFVIFNVFGGILWIVSMTLVGYFFGQIPFVQKHLEKIILGALLAHVLIIPVVATVMKKIRLRKAS